In Bacteroidales bacterium, the following are encoded in one genomic region:
- a CDS encoding acetate kinase has product MKVLVLNCGSSSIKFELFNMTNETVLSKGIVEKVGMKGSFLKLTKKSGESVKFIGDVLDHKIGVEYILGVLNSEKHGVLKSLDDIEAIGHRVVHGGEDFSGSVFINDEVVQVLENNIELAPLHNPANLKGIYALQSLLPGVPQVAVFDTSFHQTMEAKAYMYGIPFALYTKYKIRRYGFHGTSHRYVSKRACEIIKSNYNECKIISCHLGNGASIAAINNGKSVDTSMGFTPVEGLIMGTRTGDLDIGALTYIMKKEEIGIDTSSTLINKFSGMLGITGISSDMREIEDKAKEGNERALLGLDMYAYRVKKYIGSYAASLGGVDILIFTGGIGENAAELREEICKDMKFMGLEIDKEKNKIRAKEQIISSKNSKVKVIIVPTDEELVIAQDTYEIINQLIESQKV; this is encoded by the coding sequence ATGAAAGTATTAGTATTGAATTGCGGAAGCTCATCCATTAAATTTGAACTTTTTAATATGACTAATGAGACAGTTTTATCAAAAGGTATCGTTGAAAAGGTTGGAATGAAAGGTTCTTTTTTAAAATTAACAAAAAAAAGCGGTGAGAGTGTAAAATTTATCGGTGATGTTTTAGATCATAAAATCGGTGTTGAATATATTCTCGGAGTATTAAACAGTGAAAAACACGGTGTTTTAAAATCATTAGATGATATTGAAGCAATCGGACATCGAGTAGTACACGGAGGCGAAGATTTCAGCGGAAGTGTTTTTATTAATGATGAAGTTGTACAGGTTCTTGAAAATAATATTGAATTGGCACCTTTGCACAATCCTGCAAATTTAAAGGGAATTTACGCATTACAATCATTATTGCCCGGTGTCCCTCAAGTGGCAGTTTTTGATACATCTTTTCATCAAACAATGGAAGCTAAAGCATATATGTATGGTATTCCTTTTGCACTTTATACTAAATATAAAATAAGACGATACGGGTTTCACGGAACAAGTCACAGATATGTATCAAAAAGAGCTTGTGAAATTATAAAATCAAATTACAATGAATGTAAGATTATTTCTTGTCATCTTGGTAACGGAGCATCAATAGCTGCAATTAACAACGGTAAATCTGTTGATACGTCTATGGGGTTTACACCTGTTGAAGGGCTTATTATGGGAACAAGAACCGGAGACTTGGATATTGGTGCATTAACTTATATCATGAAAAAAGAAGAAATCGGAATTGATACTTCTTCAACTTTAATTAATAAATTTAGCGGAATGCTGGGAATTACCGGTATTTCATCTGATATGAGAGAAATTGAAGACAAAGCAAAAGAAGGGAATGAAAGAGCTCTCTTAGGCCTTGATATGTATGCATACAGAGTTAAGAAATATATTGGTTCTTATGCTGCCTCACTTGGCGGAGTTGATATTTTAATCTTTACCGGCGGTATTGGTGAAAATGCCGCAGAATTAAGAGAAGAGATTTGTAAAGATATGAAATTCATGGGACTTGAGATTGATAAAGAAAAGAACAAAATCAGAGCAAAAGAGCAAATTATTTCATCGAAAAATTCTAAAGTAAAAGTTATTATTGTACCGACTGATGAAGAACTTGTAATTGCCCAAGATACATATGAGATTATCAATCAGCTAATTGAGTCTCAAAAAGTTTAA
- a CDS encoding 3-hydroxyacyl-CoA dehydrogenase family protein, protein MSDILTEPIENFALSQKSKPKMKFSQVGIVGCGTTGQRITLMIASRGIEVTFLELTKEKIEEAFSEIEEQLDEKINHWGMTENDKKLILSRIKGTMIYDDLKECDLVIEAILSKTREFSKDIRISVFKLIEEHVRRDTIIATNSISSVITELASELKYKDRCVSLHFSTTVPDAKIVEVVRGLYTSEDVCLNVKKFTKLINKIPVPVEESPGLISVRLGVSFIAEACDLLMEGVGTKEDIDFVMKQGIGTPLGPFEMADKIGLDRVVRWMDNLYTEFGDRKYKPSPLLKKLVRAKHYGRKTCEGFYKYDEHGHKLKDQSQEVDCPNR, encoded by the coding sequence ATGTCTGACATATTAACTGAACCAATTGAAAATTTTGCTTTAAGTCAAAAATCTAAACCGAAAATGAAATTTTCTCAAGTAGGGATAGTCGGTTGCGGTACAACCGGGCAAAGAATCACATTAATGATTGCGAGCCGAGGAATCGAAGTAACATTTCTGGAACTTACGAAAGAAAAAATTGAAGAAGCCTTTTCTGAAATAGAAGAGCAACTTGATGAAAAAATCAATCATTGGGGTATGACGGAAAATGATAAAAAATTAATTTTATCAAGAATTAAAGGAACAATGATTTATGATGACTTAAAAGAATGCGATCTTGTTATTGAAGCTATTTTATCAAAAACAAGAGAATTTAGTAAAGATATCAGGATTTCTGTTTTCAAATTGATTGAAGAACATGTAAGAAGAGATACAATTATTGCAACAAATTCAATATCTTCAGTCATAACAGAACTGGCTTCTGAATTAAAATATAAAGACCGATGTGTAAGTTTGCATTTTTCCACAACTGTTCCTGATGCCAAAATAGTTGAAGTTGTAAGAGGATTATATACTTCTGAAGATGTATGCTTAAATGTCAAAAAGTTTACAAAACTAATTAATAAAATACCCGTTCCCGTGGAAGAATCTCCCGGCCTGATCAGTGTCAGGCTTGGTGTCAGCTTTATTGCAGAAGCCTGTGATCTTTTAATGGAAGGTGTCGGAACAAAAGAAGATATTGATTTCGTAATGAAACAGGGAATAGGAACACCATTAGGGCCTTTTGAAATGGCTGATAAAATAGGTTTGGACAGAGTAGTACGTTGGATGGACAACTTGTATACTGAATTCGGAGACAGAAAATATAAACCGTCACCTTTACTCAAAAAGTTAGTAAGGGCTAAACATTACGGAAGAAAAACTTGTGAAGGTTTTTACAAATATGATGAACATGGTCATAAATTAAAAGATCAATCGCAAGAAGTTGATTGTCCTAACAGATAA